A single window of Tolypothrix sp. NIES-4075 DNA harbors:
- a CDS encoding tetratricopeptide repeat protein codes for MQVLRCLTNQEILNLTISLGRGGEACIYAVPSDGNLVAKVYHKPTEQHGRKLLAMLANPPENPTASLGHISIAWPYEPLKAVDGSDRIVGFLMPRIRGMRPAIDFYNPRTRREHCPLFNYQYLLRTARNLAAAFAALHNSGYCVGDVNESNIMVSDTALVTLVDTDSFQVRDANQNVIFRCQVGKPEFTPPELQNKIFAQYDRAIAHDLFGLGVLIFQLLMEGTHPFSGIYQGAGEPPTYEARIAQGHFTYSQQRRVPYTPTPIAPAWEILPPSLQEMFVRCFEHGHNNPQMRPSAQTWLLELAEIENELITCTVNSQHRYSSHLHKCPWCERTLRLGGRDPFPSQQAIESKQHLQPRRQTRRNTSPTRANNVSPIPANQINYRQLVQPQKFSYYQSPKKSKFYPVILCLLGFGMLGYLDVMIKFTRPLVSQNQYAQQSLMSRKEQSKNHLTFADYYKQGHASYKVRDYEQALSNFSQAIKENPTHAKAHINRGNTRYNLKDYDGAVTDYSQAIQIDPNEIKAYVNRGNARYMLAEYSSDPDRDYNLALADFNNALRLNPNEAEAYIRRGIVRSQLAKYSGDSQQDYRKAIADFNQAIALNADKSEAYFQRGLVRYQIGQYSSDFDQEYKQAIADFNQALRIDSRSAKVYLKRGIVRYELSQYGGKNYNTNHTQAIADLQTSAKIFLEQEDMDNYQQALSSICVVLENKCDTFFDNTTGLVKGS; via the coding sequence ATGCAGGTTCTACGTTGTCTTACCAACCAAGAAATCCTCAACCTCACCATTAGTTTAGGGCGAGGCGGAGAAGCTTGTATTTATGCTGTGCCAAGCGATGGCAATTTAGTGGCAAAAGTTTATCACAAGCCAACTGAGCAGCACGGTCGGAAACTTTTGGCAATGCTTGCCAACCCACCAGAAAACCCTACAGCTAGTTTAGGGCATATTTCTATCGCTTGGCCTTATGAACCGCTCAAAGCAGTAGACGGAAGCGATCGCATTGTTGGCTTTTTAATGCCGCGCATTCGAGGGATGCGTCCAGCGATCGACTTCTACAACCCCAGAACTAGGCGCGAACACTGTCCATTATTTAATTATCAATATTTACTGCGTACCGCTCGCAATTTGGCGGCAGCTTTTGCGGCATTGCACAACAGTGGCTACTGCGTCGGCGATGTGAATGAATCGAACATCATGGTCAGCGACACAGCACTAGTGACGCTCGTAGATACAGATTCGTTCCAAGTACGGGATGCAAACCAAAATGTAATTTTCCGCTGCCAAGTTGGTAAACCAGAGTTTACCCCACCAGAACTACAAAATAAAATTTTTGCTCAATACGATCGCGCGATCGCTCATGACTTATTTGGGTTGGGAGTACTGATATTCCAACTGTTAATGGAAGGTACACATCCATTTTCTGGTATCTATCAAGGTGCAGGCGAACCACCCACCTACGAAGCACGCATTGCTCAGGGTCATTTTACTTACAGTCAACAGCGCCGCGTCCCTTACACTCCAACCCCGATAGCACCAGCTTGGGAAATTCTTCCTCCCAGCTTGCAAGAAATGTTTGTCCGCTGTTTTGAGCATGGTCATAACAACCCACAGATGCGTCCCAGCGCTCAAACTTGGCTGTTAGAACTAGCTGAAATCGAAAATGAGCTAATTACCTGCACAGTCAACTCCCAGCACCGCTATAGCAGCCACCTACACAAGTGTCCTTGGTGCGAACGTACCTTGCGCTTAGGCGGACGTGACCCCTTTCCATCACAGCAGGCAATAGAATCAAAACAACATCTACAACCGCGCAGACAAACTCGACGCAACACAAGTCCCACACGCGCTAACAACGTTTCTCCAATTCCAGCAAACCAGATTAATTATCGGCAACTAGTACAACCGCAAAAATTTTCTTATTATCAATCTCCCAAAAAATCAAAATTTTATCCAGTGATTTTGTGCTTGTTGGGTTTTGGAATGTTGGGGTACTTGGACGTAATGATTAAATTTACTCGTCCCTTAGTTTCCCAAAATCAATATGCTCAACAAAGCTTGATGTCTCGCAAAGAGCAAAGCAAAAATCATCTCACTTTTGCAGATTATTATAAACAGGGTCATGCCTCTTATAAAGTGCGAGACTATGAGCAAGCACTAAGCAATTTTAGTCAGGCAATCAAAGAAAATCCTACACATGCCAAAGCACATATTAACCGTGGCAATACCCGTTACAACCTGAAAGACTATGATGGTGCAGTTACCGACTATAGTCAGGCAATACAAATCGATCCTAATGAAATAAAAGCTTATGTAAACCGGGGCAATGCCCGCTATATGCTAGCCGAATATAGCAGCGATCCTGATAGAGATTACAACCTTGCCCTAGCAGACTTTAATAATGCTTTGCGTCTTAATCCTAATGAAGCAGAAGCTTATATCAGACGCGGTATAGTCCGTTCCCAACTTGCTAAATATAGCGGCGATTCTCAACAAGATTACCGCAAAGCAATTGCAGACTTTAATCAGGCGATCGCTTTAAATGCAGACAAGTCAGAAGCTTACTTTCAGCGGGGTCTTGTTCGTTATCAAATTGGTCAATACAGCAGCGACTTCGATCAAGAATATAAACAAGCGATCGCCGACTTTAACCAAGCATTACGCATCGATTCTCGAAGTGCGAAAGTTTACCTCAAACGAGGTATAGTCCGCTACGAGCTTTCACAGTATGGAGGCAAGAATTATAATACAAATCATACGCAAGCGATCGCCGATTTGCAGACATCTGCCAAAATTTTCCTTGAGCAAGAAGATATGGATAATTACCAACAAGCATTAAGCAGCATTTGCGTTGTTTTGGAAAACAAATGTGACACTTTCTTTGACAATACAACTGGCTTAGTAAAAGGTAGCTAA